In one window of Vulpes vulpes isolate BD-2025 chromosome 1, VulVul3, whole genome shotgun sequence DNA:
- the LOC112926413 gene encoding LOW QUALITY PROTEIN: cleavage and polyadenylation specificity factor subunit 5-like (The sequence of the model RefSeq protein was modified relative to this genomic sequence to represent the inferred CDS: deleted 1 base in 1 codon) — translation MAVVPTMACKRAGPGVGVNQLGNKTLTLECTINLYPLTSYTFGTKEPPYEKDSSVAARFQHMREEFDKTVMRRTVEGVLIVAHEHRLPHVLLLQLGTTFFKLPGGELNPGEDEVEGLKRLMTDILGHQDGVLQDWVIDDCIGKWWRPNFEHPQYLYIPAHITKPKEHKKLFLVQLQEKALFAVPKNYKLVAAPLFELYDNAPGYGPIISSLPQLLSRFNFIYN, via the exons ATGGCTGTGGTGCCAACAATGGCTTGCAAACGGgctggccccggggtgggggtcaACCAGTTGGGCAACAA GACCCTCACCCTGGAATGCACCATCAACCTGTACCCTCTTACCAGTTATACTTTTGGTACAAAAGAGCCCCCCTATGAGAAGGACAGCTCTGTTGCAGCCAGATTTCAGCACATGAGGGAGGAATTTGATAAAACTGTAATGAGAAGAACTGTAGAAGGGGTTCTGATTGTA GCACATGAGCACCGGCTACCACATGTGTTACTGCTACAACTGGGAACAACTTTTTTCAAATTACCTGGTGGTGAGCTTAACCCAGGAGAAGATGAAGTTGAAGGACTAAAACGCTTAATGACCGATATACTGGGTCATCAAGATGGAGTCCTGCAAGACTGGGTCATTGATGACTGCATTGGTAAGTGGTGGAGACCAAACTTTGAACATCCTCAGTATCTATATATTCCTGCACATATTACAAAACCTAAGGAACATAAGAAGTTGTTTTTGGTTCAACTTCAAGAGAAAGCCTTGTTTGCAGTCCCTAAAAATTACAAGCTTGTAGCTGCACCGTTGTTTGAATTGTATGACAATGCCCCAGGATATGGACCCATCATTTCTAGTCTCCCTCAGCTTCTGAGCAGATTCAATTTTATATACAACTGA